From Amphiprion ocellaris isolate individual 3 ecotype Okinawa chromosome 10, ASM2253959v1, whole genome shotgun sequence, one genomic window encodes:
- the itm2cb gene encoding integral membrane protein 2Cb produces the protein MVKITFQPVSAQKPEKDNDADKIIIPQAHEQLVPPVRSKKPFPTGLCCLTFGLVVFMSGLVLASIYIYRYYFIPQQIPEDSLFHCRVIYEDSVFAPLRGRQELEENVGIYLDDNYEQISVPVPHFGGSDPADIIHDFQRGLTAYHDIALDKCYITELNTTLVMPPRNLWELLVNVKRGTYLPQTYIIQEEMVVTGRVRNMRQLGPFIHRLCYGKETYRLRRRNQRQRIERRETKKCHSIRHFENTFVVETVICDRF, from the exons ATGGTGAAGATCACTTTCCAGCCAGTGTCGGCGCAGAAGCCCGAAAAAGACAACGATGCGGACAAGATCATTATACCTCAGGCCCAC GAGCAGCTGGTTCCTCCTGTCAGGTCCAAGAAGCCTTTTCCAACTGGCCTGTGCTGCCTCACTTTTGGCCTGGTGGTTTTCATGTCAGGACTGGTCCTGGCCTCTATCTACATCTATCGCTACTACTTTATACCTCAG CAAATCCCAGAGGACAGCTTGTTCCATTGCCGGGTTATCTATGAGGACTCGGTGTTTGCTCCTCTAAGGGGGCGGCAAGAACTCGAGGAGAATGTCGGCATCTACCTTGACGACAACTACGAACAGATCAGCGTACCTGTGCCACATTTTGGAGGCAGCGACCCCGCTGATATCATCCACGACTTCCAGAGG GGCCTCACAGCTTATCATGACATTGCCTTGGACAAATGCTACATCACTGAGCTGAACACAACCTTGGTGATGCCTCCACGAAACCTGTGGGAGCTGCTCGTCAATGTCAAG AGAGGGACGTACCTTCCTCAGACTTACATCATCCAGGAGGAGATGGTGGTGACAGGGCGGGTGAGGAACATGAGGCAGCTGGGCCCCTTCATCCACAGGCTCTGCTACGGCAAAGAAACCTACCGCCTCAGACGCCGCAACCAGCGCCAAC GTATCGAGAGGCGTGAGACAAAGAAGTGTCACAGCATCCGTCACTTTGAGAACACTTTTGTGGTCGAGACCGTCATCTGCGACAGGTTCTAA
- the LOC111578817 gene encoding G-protein coupled receptor 55 produces the protein MGMSDTMTSNCSFEEVDQMMRYLELIIYMPIFLIGLLLNVAALLVFCLFLRKWTESTIYMTSLALMDLLLLFPLPFKMHATNHLWPTHLQSFCSVLESLYFIGIYGSIYTIMCIAVDRWVAICHPFKAKQLRSPRAALGSCVGVWALVLAAISPTIYGFRQGSRTEFHCFHAFSQKGWSPQLIICLQVFGFLLPALVVIYCSLQTIWALRQSGQRSARSRACVKIIYSSLSAFLLPFTPSHLGILLQFLVHQGVIQDCGTKTRISLFIQIAMCLSNITCCLDALCYYFIAHEVRSTKRSFRMSMSQRRATNSTSEV, from the exons ATGGGCATGAG TGACACCATGACAAGCAACTGCTCATTTGAAGAGGTGGACCAAATGATGAGATACTTGGAGCTGATCATCTACATGCCCATATTCCTCATTGGTCTGCTTCTCAATGTCGCCGCGCTCCTGGTGTTCTGCCTCTTTCTGCGGAAGTGGACCGAGTCGACCATCTACATGACCAGCTTGGCTCTGAtggacctcctcctcctcttccctcttcCCTTCAAGATGCACGCCACCAATCACCTCTGGCCCACCCACCTCCAGTCGTTCTGCTCCGTCCTGGAGAGCCTCTATTTCATCGGGATATACGGCAGCATCTACACCATAATGTGTATAGCTGTGGATAGATGGGTGGCTATCTGTCACCCGTTCAAAGCCAAGCAGCTGCGTTCCCCCAGAGCGGCTCTGGGGAGCTGCGTGGGGGTCTGGGCGCTGGTGCTGGCAGCAATCTCTCCAACCATCTACGGATTCAGGCAGGGCAGCCGGACAGAGTTCCACTGCTTCCATGCCTTTTCCCAGAAAGGCTGGAGCCCTCAGCTGATCATCTGTCTGCAGGTGTTTGgcttcctgctgcctgctctgGTGGTGATTTACTGCTCACTTCAGACCATCTGGGCTCTCCGGCAGTCCGGCCAGCGCAGCGCCAGGAGCCGGGCCTGCGTGAAGATCATCTACAGCAGCCTGAGCGCCTTCCTGCTGCCCTTCACCCCGAGCCACTTGGGCATCCTCCTGCAGTTCCTG GTGCACCAGGGGGTGATCCAGGACTGCGGCACCAAGACCAGGATCAGCCTGTTCATCCAGATCGCCATGTGTCTGTCCAACATCACCTGCTGTCTGGACGCTCTGTGCTACTACTTCATCGCCCACGAGGTGAGGAGCACCAAACGCAGCTTCAGGATGTCGATGAGCCAAAGAAGAGCCACAAACAGCACTTCAGAGGTCTGA
- the hes6 gene encoding transcription cofactor HES-6 isoform X2: protein MSSGLLASPGLNFSNMAPIRNNTAGVDRGDSCSGITSDRKMRKPLVEKKRRARINESLQELRVLIADLQSKMENAEVLEMSVKRVESILQNRAQEVDAVNREASERFAAGYIQCMHDVHTFVSGCPGIDPTVAAELLNHLLESMPLNDEDRLRLMLPDAVADLSGSNSTWSLSESMYTSLVSPAPSGTSTDDLSSDLDETESEQSQVSSSEEADSQEVVPCLAYSKSVWRPW, encoded by the exons ATGTCCAGCGGACTCCTGGCATCGCCTGGGTTAAACTTCAGCAACATGGCCCCCATCCGCAACAACACAGCCGGAGTGGACAGAGGTGATAGCTGCAGTGGGATCACATCTGACAGAAAG ATGAGGAAACCTCTAGTCGAGAAGAAAAGAAGGGCTCGCATCAATGAAAGTTTACAGGAACTCAGAGTCCTCATAGCAGAC TTACAATCAAAAATGGAGAATGCCGAAGTGCTGGAGATGTCAGTGAAACGAGTGGAAAGCATTTTGCAAAACCGGGCTCAAG AGGTGGACGCGGTGAACCGGGAGGCCAGTGAGCGGTTCGCCGCCGGTTACATCCAGTGTATGCACGACGTCCACACCTTTGTGTCCGGCTGTCCGGGAATAGACCCGACAGTAGCCGCGGAGCTGCTGAACCACCTCCTGGAGAGCATGCCTCTGAACGACGAGGACCGCCTCCGGTTGATGCTCCCGGACGCCGTGGCAGACCTGTCCGGCTCTAACAGCACTTGGTCCCTGTCCGAGAGCATGTACACGTCCCTGGTGTCCCCGGCTCCCTCCGGCACCTCCACCGATGACCTCTCCTCTGACCTGGATGAGACTGAGTCAGAGCAGAGCCAGGTTTCCTCCTCAGAGGAGGCAGACAGCCAGGAGGTGGTGCCTTGTTTAGCCTACTCCAAGTCAGTGTGGAGACCTTGGTAG
- the hes6 gene encoding transcription cofactor HES-6 isoform X1 produces the protein MSSGLLASPGLNFSNMAPIRNNTAGVDRGDSCSGITSDRKMRKPLVEKKRRARINESLQELRVLIADADLQSKMENAEVLEMSVKRVESILQNRAQEVDAVNREASERFAAGYIQCMHDVHTFVSGCPGIDPTVAAELLNHLLESMPLNDEDRLRLMLPDAVADLSGSNSTWSLSESMYTSLVSPAPSGTSTDDLSSDLDETESEQSQVSSSEEADSQEVVPCLAYSKSVWRPW, from the exons ATGTCCAGCGGACTCCTGGCATCGCCTGGGTTAAACTTCAGCAACATGGCCCCCATCCGCAACAACACAGCCGGAGTGGACAGAGGTGATAGCTGCAGTGGGATCACATCTGACAGAAAG ATGAGGAAACCTCTAGTCGAGAAGAAAAGAAGGGCTCGCATCAATGAAAGTTTACAGGAACTCAGAGTCCTCATAGCAGACGCAGAC TTACAATCAAAAATGGAGAATGCCGAAGTGCTGGAGATGTCAGTGAAACGAGTGGAAAGCATTTTGCAAAACCGGGCTCAAG AGGTGGACGCGGTGAACCGGGAGGCCAGTGAGCGGTTCGCCGCCGGTTACATCCAGTGTATGCACGACGTCCACACCTTTGTGTCCGGCTGTCCGGGAATAGACCCGACAGTAGCCGCGGAGCTGCTGAACCACCTCCTGGAGAGCATGCCTCTGAACGACGAGGACCGCCTCCGGTTGATGCTCCCGGACGCCGTGGCAGACCTGTCCGGCTCTAACAGCACTTGGTCCCTGTCCGAGAGCATGTACACGTCCCTGGTGTCCCCGGCTCCCTCCGGCACCTCCACCGATGACCTCTCCTCTGACCTGGATGAGACTGAGTCAGAGCAGAGCCAGGTTTCCTCCTCAGAGGAGGCAGACAGCCAGGAGGTGGTGCCTTGTTTAGCCTACTCCAAGTCAGTGTGGAGACCTTGGTAG